The DNA sequence CTTCCGTGTGGATGCCTTTGCGATCGGGTTTGGCCCGGCGATGTGGAGACGCCGGGTCGGGGAGACCGACTACCGAATCAACGTTATTCCGTTCGGCGGGTACGTGGCGTTGCCGCAGCTCGATCCGTCGGGCATGGAGGCGATACAGGGGGGCGAAGGGTCGGCGTCGGAACAGCTTCCCGATGTGTCGCCGTGGAAGCGGATTGTCGTGTCGGTCGCCGGGCCGGCGGGCAACGTGCTGCTGGCGGTGGTGCTTGCGTGGGTGATCTGGTTGGCGCCGGGATCGGTGACGGGCGTGGTCAGTACCCGGATCGGCACGGTCGATCCGGAAACGCCCGCCTGGGTGGCGGGACTGCGGTCGGGCGATGTGATCGAACGGGTCGGCGGGCAGCGCGTGACGACCTGGAACGACTTTATGGTCGAGTGCCACCTCGTGGGCAATCTGGAGCGCGGCGTCGAGCTGACGGTTCGCGCCGCCGAAGGCGCGGTGCGGAACGTCAGCGTCGCGGTGACCAATCTGACGCCCGATGTCCGTGGGATTGCCGGGGTGTACTGGGACGGCAAATGCCAGATCCAGGAGGTGCTGGCCGACAGCCCCGCGCAGGCGGCGGGGCTGCTCGTCAAGGATGTGGTGACGACCCTGGATGGGAACCCGGTGCACAACAGCTCGGATTTCGTCGCGCGGATGGGTGTCGCCGGGGCGCGGCCGGTGCTTTTGGGGGTGATGCGCCGCGGACGGGAGCTGACGCTCACGGTCACGCCCGCGCTGGACGCGGCGGGCATGAGCCGGATCGGCGTCAGTGTGGATAACGCCGCCGAGGCGGCGATGTGGATGCAATACCGCGCGCCGTGGCGGCAGATCCGCAGCGACGCGATGCAGGTGATCCGCGTCCTGAAGGCGCTGATCGTGCCCAAGGTCAGCGGCGAACGGAAACGGGTGGCGGGCGCGATCGGCGGACCGGTGATCATCATGGCCATGATGTGGCGGGTCGTACAGGAGAGCGTGCTCAGCAGCATGGGCTTCCTGCGCATGATCTGCATCAACCTCGCGATCATCAACCTGCTGCCGCTGCCGGTCCTGGACGGCGGCCATATCGTCTTTTCGCTCTGGGAGATGATCACCCGGCGCAAGCCCCACCCGCGGGTGATCAGCGTGCTGGTCACCGGTTTTGCCGTGCTGCTGATCGGGCTGATGGTGCTGCTGGTGTTCAAGGACGTCCTGCATCTCCGCCGCAATGCGCGGCAGGAGCGCGCGGCGCAGCAGCCCTGAGCCCGCCTCATAGCCCTTCCAGACGCCTCTGAAGGGATGAACGGGGGAAGCCATGACGACAACAAAGGGTCGGCGCCTGCTGTGGCTCGCCGCGCTGTTCGTGTGCGCGACGTTCGTCGGTGCGCGGACTGCGGAAGGCTCTCTGTTTTTCCGCCTCGTCTCGCCGACGAACACGGCGATCACGGCCTTCTCGCTGGACGGAACGATCACGTGGACCAACGCCGCGACGGCAGGGGTGACCTGCAGCGTGCAGCGGGCCGTGACACTCACGGGGCCCGGAAACTGGGTCGATTTCGTCCGGCACGAGGCGACCAACACCGCTGTTTCCCTTCGCGTGTTTGACCCCGCAACGCCTGCGGGCATGGCGTTCATTCCCGCCGGCGTGTTCGAGATGGGTGACGCGCTCGCGGAAGGGGAAACCGATGAAGTGCCGGTCCA is a window from the Lentisphaerota bacterium genome containing:
- the rseP gene encoding RIP metalloprotease RseP is translated as MDTFLTVTQGVWAGVIVALLFGLAIFIHEFGHFLSAKLLGFRVDAFAIGFGPAMWRRRVGETDYRINVIPFGGYVALPQLDPSGMEAIQGGEGSASEQLPDVSPWKRIVVSVAGPAGNVLLAVVLAWVIWLAPGSVTGVVSTRIGTVDPETPAWVAGLRSGDVIERVGGQRVTTWNDFMVECHLVGNLERGVELTVRAAEGAVRNVSVAVTNLTPDVRGIAGVYWDGKCQIQEVLADSPAQAAGLLVKDVVTTLDGNPVHNSSDFVARMGVAGARPVLLGVMRRGRELTLTVTPALDAAGMSRIGVSVDNAAEAAMWMQYRAPWRQIRSDAMQVIRVLKALIVPKVSGERKRVAGAIGGPVIIMAMMWRVVQESVLSSMGFLRMICINLAIINLLPLPVLDGGHIVFSLWEMITRRKPHPRVISVLVTGFAVLLIGLMVLLVFKDVLHLRRNARQERAAQQP